The Thermococcus peptonophilus genomic sequence TCCTTTCTCGCCCCGGTGAAAGTCCCAATTGAGGCGAAGACCTTGTCGAAGATCGTTATGACGTTCATGTTTATCGATCCACGGTAGTGCTTCTCGATTCCCATCATGTTGTAGCCGGCAACCCTGCCCTGTTCCCTCGCGAGGGGCCAGATGGCGAAGATACCGTAGTTCCCTGTTATTAGATCCCTCGTCTCCGCGCAGTCCCCGGCGGCGTAAACATCTTTGACGTTGGTCTCCATCCTCTCGTTGGTCAGAATCCCGCCGTGCTCTCCGAGCTTGATCCTACCGTCGAGGAAGCTCATGTTGGGCCTGACGCCGAGGGCGGCAACTATAAGGTCGGCGTAGACAACCCCACATGGCGCCTTTATGCCCTCCGCGGGGTCCCCTATGAGCTCTATGCTCTTCTCGAAGAGAACCTTGACTCCGTTGAGTATCATGACGTCCCTTATGATGTCGGAGATGTCCTCGTCGAAGAGCCTCCTTAGAATCCTTGAGCGGCAGATGATTATCGGATCAGCCCCGATTCTCTTCAGTGCTATTGCGGTTTCAACGGCTACTGGGCCGGCCCCGATTATGATGACCCTCCCCCTGACCTTCCTCAGCCTGTCTGCGTCTTCTATGCTCCTCACTCCGATAACGTTTCCCCTCCTAAACTGTGGGATTATTTTCGGCTCAGCTCCTGTTGAGATCAAAAGCCTGTCGTACTCTATCTCCTCACCGTTGTCGAGGACGACCTTCTTCCTCTCTGTGTCAACCTTCACGACCTCCCTCCCCATGAGGTACTCTATCCCGCTGGAGCGGATGAAGTGCCAGTTCCAGATAAACAGCTCGTTCCTATTCACGGTCCCCTCGATGTAGTACGGCAAAGCCGCTGGCGAATAGGGGAGAACCTTCTCGCGGTTTATCACTATCACTTCATCCTCAGAGTTAGCGCTTATCGTCTCAGCCGCGGCGGTTCCAGCACCGCCGGCACCTATAATGACGTGCCTCATACCAGATCACCCAATCCAAGTTTTTCAATCGTTTCAGGCTTGGGAACGCCATTCTCGTCCCAGCCCCTCAGGGAGTAATAAACCCGCTTCATCCCCTCCAGCTTCTCCCTGTCCAGCTTCGGCTCGTCCCTGAAGAGCCTTGGAGAGAGGTCGTCCTTTCTGTCTCCGTGTTTGAGGGTAAAGAGCCTTTCAAGGGTTCTCGTCCTCTCCGCCACAGTCATGAGCTCCTGCTCGGTTATCTTCTCCCCGGTTACCGCCTCGTAGGCCTTTGCCCACAGCTTCAGCGGTGTGGTGAGGAGCGCTATCACGCAGACGCCGAGAGAATCGGCTATGATGTGGAGGTTCTCCCAGAGGACTGCAAAGCGGACTTTGCTCTCCGAGTAGCTCCATGGGTAGGCTGCCTCAACGTCTCCAACGAACCTGGTCGCCATCATCTCGGCCTGCTCCTTCTTTATATAATAGTAGAACTCTGGGAAGCCGTAGAGAGCGCGGTTGACGCTTCCTGAATCGGCCACAGCCGAGATGAGCGCGGAACCAACGAAGGGCCTTACGTCGCTGCTCCAGGACTCCATTCCTCCTTTAACGTAAACGGCAGGAACGCCGAAGTGCTCGCTGGCCCTCTTGATGCCTTCAGCTAAGATATCACCCTCTCCCTGTCTAGTTACTATTTTCTCTATCATCTCAAGGACTTCCTCAGTTCCTAGCTCCACGAGACCAAGGCGCGAGGCGTAGGCAACGACCGCGACGGTGCTCATCATGTCAAGCCCCTCGCTCTGGCACTTCCTGTAAATCCGCCAGGCGAGCTCAGGATCCTCCGTTTTAAGCGTGAACGTTGCCGCTGGAAAAGTCCCCTGGCAGAGGTTTATCGGCAGGGTTTCCCCGTCGTACTTCACCAGTCCCCAGCACCGTAGCGGGCAGGAGAAGCAACTTGCCCTGCCAACCGTGTGCTCCTCAAACCACTCCCTGGCCTTCATAGCGGCCTCTTCCGCCTTCTCCCATTCCCTCTCGTAGTCCCCGAAGTAGGGCATCCTCAGCTTCAGTATCGTCGGGATGAAGTTCACGTGCCAGTCCTTGAAGCGGAGGAACTCGCCACTGCTTATTATGCTCTCCTGAATCTCCTCAAAGACGGACATCAGCTCAACGGGGTTGTAGGGTTTAGTCCCCTCCGTTCCGTGGACGAGGATGGCCTTGAGCTTTTTGGCACCCATGACGGTGCCGAGACCTCCCCTCGAGGCGAGGTTCCTGTGGGAGAAAGAAATCCCTGCGAACTTCACCCCGTTTTCACCGGCCCTGCCTATGCATGCAACCCTAAGGTCAGGGTGGCCGTGAGTGAGGGCCTCTATCGTGTCAAAAACGTTGAGCCCCCAGAGCTCTTCGGCGCTCTCTATCGAGACCTCCCCGTTCTCTATCCTTAGGTAAACAGGCTTCTCGCTCTTTCCGGTTATCACGATTCCGTCGTAGCCCGCAAACTTCAGGGCAGAGGGGAACTCTCCACCTGTACTGCTTCCCCCTATCAGTCCCGTTACGGGAGAAACTGCCACCACGTCCATCCTTGAGCCCGAGGGCACGAACGAGGTCAGCGGCCCGGTCATGAAGACCAGCGCATCGGGGTTTTCGTAAAGTATCCTTGTGGCAATCCCCCTGCCGCCGAGGAAGTCCTTGGCGTACTTCTCGGTCGGCTCCGTTCTGAGAGTCTTCGAGCCTAAATCAACGAAGAGGATTTTTCCAGTGTATCCGAACATAACCATCACCACTCAAGTTCATACTTTCTCAGTGTCTCCTCAGTTGGAATACCTCTCTCGTCCCAGCCCCTCAGCTTATAGTATTCGTCCTTCATCCTCTCGAACTTCTCCCGGTCGAGTTTGACCCCCTTCCATGGGCCAGAGCGGATTACACTCTCAAAGAGCCTGGGTGAGAGGGTGTCCTCCTCCCTGTTAACGCCCCTCCTGACGTTGAACATCCTCTCAAGAGTCCTTATCTTCTCGGCGTAGAAGTGGAGCTTCTCGGGGCTCATTTCTATCCCCGTTGCCGCTGTGAAGGCTTCGGCCCACAGTTCAAGGGGGATTGAGAGCATCGGCGTGTCGCAGACACCGAGGGAGTCAGCTATGATGTGCTCGTTCTCGAAGTAGGCGACCAGTTTTGCCTTCCCCTTATAGTTGGTTGGCTCTGCGGCGCTTTCATCACCAACTATCTCCCTCGCCACTTTCTTGGCCTTCTCGGGTTTTGTGTAGTAGGATGAAGCTGGGAAGCCGTGTATTGCCCTGCTTATACTCCCGCTCTCCGAGACCGCTCCAGCTAAGGCTACTCCGCGGAACGGCCTTACGTCGCTGCTCCAGGACTCCATCCCACCTTTGACGTAAACGGCTGGAACGCCAAAGTGCTCGCTTGCCCTCTTCACACCTTCCGCGAGCACGTTCCCTGGACCCTCGCGGTTCACTATCTCATCTATAAGCCAAAGTATATCTTCAGTTCCGAGCTTCACGAGACCAAGGCGGGAAGCGTAGGCTATCACAGCCGCTGTACCCATTATATCCATCCCTTCCCTCTGGAGCCTCAGGTAGACCTTCCAGGCGAGTTCTGGATCCTTTATCTTGAGGATGAAGAGTATAGCCGGAAAAGTGCCCTGGCAGGCCACCATTGGAGCCTCTTCGTCCTTGTACTCGACCCAGGCCCAGCACCTCAGCGGGCAGGAGAAGCAGCTGTTTGGCCTTAGCGTGGCCATCTCTTCGAAGAACCTCTTAGCGTTCCTGACGGCTTCTTCTGCTTCTTCCCAGTAGTCCTCCTCGTAGTCGCCGAAATAGGGCCTCCTCGCTTTCAGCAGGGAGAGCGCGATGTTTGCGTGCCAGTTCTCGTACTTCTTGAAGGCCGGGCTCTCCCTTATCCTCTTCTGGATTTCGAAGTTAACTTCCATGAGCCTCTTCGTGTCCCTCACTTTAACCCCCTTCGTCCCCGCGACTGCTATCGCCTTGAGGTTCTTGCTCCCCATTACTGCCCCAAGTCCGCCTCTAGCCGCTAAATTGCGCTTCGAGAAGCTTATCCCCGCTGTTTTAACGAGATTGGCGCCCGCCTTTCCGATGCACGCGACCTGGACGTCCTCCCTTCCGAGCTTCTTTACGCAGTCAACGGTATCGTATACGTCGTACTCCCAGCAGGCCTCTGCATCGTGGAAGGTAACTTCGTCGTCTATGATGCGTATGCACGTTGGCTCCTTGCTCCTCCCGGTTATAACGATCCCATCGTAGCCGGCAAACTTGAGGGCCGCGCCGAAATCTCCTCCTGCACTGCTCCCACCGAGCAGGTTAGTCACGGGCGAGAGCGATACGATGTCTATCCTAGAACTTGACGGGGCAACACCAGTGAGCGGGCCGGTCATCATCACCAGTACGTTCTCGGGGTCAAGGGCGTCTGCATCCGGTGGAATTAGGTCGTAGGCAATCTTGGTGGCTATCCCCCTGCCCCCCAAGAAGTCAGCTGCATACTTGTCAGTGGGGATCGTCTTGATGAGGCGGGTACTCAAGTCCACAAAGAGGATTTTTCCAGCGTAGCCGAACATTTCAATCCGCCTCCCCGTAGAGGATTCTAACCCCCCTCTTCCTCGCCTCGGGGACGGCGTCGTCCGGAACGAGCTCTATGACGTTCATTGGACAGTATTTGACGCACTGGGGGTCTCCGCCGCAGAGGTCGCAGCGTATCATCTGGTGGTTGATGTAGTCGTAGAGAACTCCTCCTATGGGACATACGAGGGTGCACATCTTGCAGCGGATGCACTTCTCGTCGTCAACTATCCTGATGCCCCCCTGCATGTGGATTGCTTCCATCGGGCAGACTAGTTCGCAGGGAGCGTCCTCGCACTGGAGGCACATTATCGGAAACTTCTCTCCCTTGTAGCCGAGCACGTGAATCCTCGAGAGATCGGGGTTTACAACTCCCTCGTGGCTGAGAGAACAGACCATCTCGCAGGTGCGGCACCCTATGCACTTGTCCTCATGAACTATCAGGTATGGCAACTCTCATCACCGATATTATTTTAAAAAAATTTCATATAAAAGACTTTTCAAACATAAACCTGAGGTTGTGGACAAAAGTGGGAAGTCTAAAACTCGAACCGCTCTCTGAGGGGCCTTATTAGCGCCTCAGCCATGAAGAGAGCGCTCACAACGAGAACTGCGGCAATTATAAAAGTCCTCCTAACGCCAACGAGTTCTATGGAAAGGCTCCCAAGGAGGGGGGCATAGAGCCCTCTTATCCCGCAGGTCGTCAGGTGGAGCGCCGAGAGATCCTCTGTCCTGTAGTCAGGGATTCCCATCGAGAAGGCCTGCCAGCCTATTGAGATGGCTGAACCTCCAATGGCACAGAGGGCACTCGCGAGGTAAACGTACCAGGCTGAAGTGCTCGCGAAGTAGACCATTGCCATGGCACCAATGGCAATGAAGCCAAGCTGAAAGACCCTTATGACGTGGGAAGGCCGAGTGATAACCCTTCCCCACAGCTCGGAGAAGAGTACGTACGTAAGGCTGTTTATCGCCATGGCGATTCCGATTACAGTGTTGGAGAGGTTAAGGACTCTAACCTCGAGGATTGGAATCGCAGGAATCATCATCAGCATTCCGGTTCCTGCTATCATAAACATCGCTACCATGCCCAGAATCAGCTTATCCCTGTAGGGTAGCTCGCTCTCCTCCTCTACCTCTCCCCTAAGGTCCGGAAAGGGGAGCCTTGAGAGTGCCGCAATAAGAAGCAGGCCTGCAGCTAAGATGAAGGCGAGCCTGTGGCTCTCCACGTCCATTATGTAGCCCGCGACTCCAACGGCTATGGTATAGACTATTGTATAGGTTGCCTCGGCGTGACCCAGAACCCTGATGTCCATATAGACTCGCTCGACTATTAGAGGGTAGAGAACTGGAAGACAAAGAGAAAGAATGTTAAAGCGCTCTGGGAGAACGCGGACAGCAGAAGGAAGATGGAAGCCAAGAGCAGGGAAGTTACTATGAGCCTTTTTGCACCGGTTTTTCGCGAGGCTCTGGCCCATAGGGGGGAGAAGAGATTCGAGACGTAGGCGCTGCTCCCGAGGAGGCCCACCATGAACGGAGAGGCACCCATTCTTGTGATTATCACCTCGAAGAAGGCTTCGGCAAGTCCTTCGGCACCTCCGAGAGATCCCTGGCTGAGGAACTCGAACTTAAGGAGCTTCCTTGCCTCGTCGTTCATAGACCTTCCCTCAGCAGTAAACTGCCGGCGAACCTTCCCCTCCAGCTAAGCTCTACTTTAGTCCCAAAGGGGCCCCTCCAGACGCTCTCGACCTCAAGCTCATCAACCGGTGCCATGAACTTGAGCTTTCCGACCTTCTTTCCGTCCACGAAGACAACGACTTTTCCTCCCCTCTCGACGAGCTCTGCCCTGCTTAGAAGCTCTTTAACTTTCTCCCGCACTTCCGGGGTGACCTCCTCCCTCGCTTTTTTACCGCAGCCCATCCTGAGCATTTTGGTCACTGACACTAATTATTCACTGCTCATAATTAACTTTTTCCAATTAACAACTCTTAGACGGCAATAACTGATACCAAAAAGTGTAGAATGTTGTGATGTAACTTACTTATTTCCTCTGCTGGATTCTCAAATCTTCTAACCAACTTCACTCAAGCCTGACTATCTCCACCTCTCCCCTTATCTTCTCCGCCCCAACGGTGTTGAAGACCGTCCCGTACTTCTCGGCCAGTTCCTTCACGCGCATGATCTTCTTCTCGTCCTCGTTAGTGAAGACTGTGATCTTGTAGGTTATCTCCTTCAGCTGAGGTTCGTCAAGTCCGCGCCAGCCCTTGACCTCGACCTCAAAGCCTTTCACGTCGAGGCGCATCTTCTTGATCAGCCTGCCCCAGTTGACGGTTAAACAGCCGCCGATCGCAGCTAAGAGGTACTCCGTCGGGTTAGGGCCTTTGTTGTAGCCGTCCGTGTTCGTGTCTATGTAAAAGGTAAACTCCCTCACCTTCGCTTCACTTCCGACGTTGCCGTCCCACTTCAGGTGTGCCGAGTACTCAAGGCGCTCCATTCTCATCCCCCGCTGAGAACCGGCATGAGCTTTACCTCGTCGGTATCTTCAACCTCAGCGTCCCCCCTCGCCGGCTTTCCGTTTATCATTATGATTTTGTCTTTGAACTCGTCGTACCTCGGAATAAGCTCCCTGAGAAGCTCATCCACCTTTTTCTTTCCATCAAGCTTTACCTCAAGCTCCCTCGCGCCGGCAAGGTGAGCAAAGGCTCCCATCAGCTTTATACGCACCATTTCCATCACCACCAAGAGTTAGGCCCAGAACGATAAAAATTTGTCGAAGGTAAAGGAAAGAAAAGGAGATCACTCGAGCTTGGTAACCTTCTCCAGCTCCGGAATGACCTCTTCGAGGCCGAGCTTTTGGAGGGTCTCCTTCTTCGGGATTCCGCGCTCGTCCCAGCCCCTGAGCCTGTAGTACTCGCTGAGAAGTTCATCGTACTTCTTCTCGTCGAGGTGCTGGCCCTTGTACGGGCCGCTCTTGAGGCCCTCGATGAACCATCTTCTCGGCGGGTAGTCCATCTTCCTGTCCCAGTTGCCGTTGAACTCCCTGACCCAGTAGGCCCTTATGAGTGCGTAGAGCCTGTCGGCAGCGGCGTAGAGATCGTCCCAGGTGTACTTGACGCCGGTGATGGCCTCGAGGAGCTTCGGATAATAGTTGATGTCGAGACCGACCTCGACCCACGGAAGTCTGCACGCGGTGAGCATCTCAAAGAGGCCACCCCTGAGGCGCTGGAGCTCTATCACCTTAGCAGCCTTCTCCGGAGTGTAAGTTATCTTATACTCGACCTTCTTGGCCTTCTCGCCCTCTATTGGAGCGGTTCCGATCTCCCAGGCTATGACCCAGGCCTCCTTGTGGTGGGCACCTATTGAGCTGGTTCCATAAGCGAGTGCCATCGCCGGGTAGATGAAGCAGTTGTAACCGCTTACCTCAAGGCCCTTCACGTGCATGGCGAAGTCGTGGGTGCCGAGCTTCTCGGCCATGGCCTTAACGCCCTCTGCCGCGAGGTTTCCAAGCTCTCCCCTGCGGTAAGCGATGTCGAGGGCGAGCTGCTTGGCACCCTTGAAGTCGCCGAAGGTCGGACCGTCCTTGAGGATGCCCTTCTCAACGGCCTCCATTACATGGGCTATTGAGCCGCCGAGGCTGATGGTGTCCATACCCATGTCGTCCGCTATCCTGTTGAGGACCGAGACCTCATTGAGCTTTCCGAGCCCCAGGTTAGAACCGAGCAGTGCAACGTTCTCGTAGTCGAGCTCGCTCTCCTGACCTTCAGCGTCGAGCACGACGTTTCCACAGGGCATGTTACAGTAGGGGCAGCCACGCTGCTTGACCTTCATTCCCTCCATTGTGTAGCCGTCTATTGAGCGGGCGAACTCAAAGCTTCCATCGCTGAAGTTCCTGGTTGGAAGGGCTGAGTTCTCGTTCGTCCACTCGACGGCCGCCATCGTACCCTGTCTCTTCCAGAAGGGATAGCCCGGCGAGTTCAGGATTGCGTTGTATGCTTCCTGACTCAGCTCCCTGAGCTTCTCCTTGTCAGCGACGGGTATCTCTTTGGTTCCCTTTATGACGACGGCCTTGAGGTTCTTGCTTCCCATGACTGCACCCATACCGGGCCTTCCGGCGGCCCTGCCCTCCTGAGAGATCACAACGGCGTACTTGACGAGGTTTTCTCCGGCAGGGCCGATGCTGAGGACACCGACGTTCTTGCCGTGTATCTTCTTAAGCTCCCTCTCGGTCTCGAAGGTCCCCTTGCCCCAGAGGCCCTCAGCGCTCAGGATGCTCACGTTGTCGTCCTCGATGTAGATGTAGACCGGCTTCTTGGCCTTGCCCTCGACGACTAGGGCATCATATCCGGCTTTCCTGAGGTGAACGGTCGCCATGGTTCCAAGGTTTCCGTCACCGTAGCCACCGGTGAGCGGGCTCTTGGCAGCGACAACCATCTTACCTCCGCTCGGTGTTGGGAGACCGTTGAACGGGCCAGATGCAAAAACGAGCTTGTTCTCGGGCCCAAGTGGATCAACGTTCTTGGCCTCGTTCCAGAGAATCCATGCGGCCAGACCCCTGCCGCCAATGAACTTCTTCGCGACTTCCTTTGGGTACTCCTGCACTTGGACCTTGTTGTTGGTAAGATCAACCCTGAGGATTCTTCCCCACCATCCTTTCATAGAAACCACCACATTAGATCAAGACGCCATCCTATAAAAGCTTTGAGTTTCCTAAAGGCCTTAACAGCCCCGTTGCCCGAAAATGGGTGGGTTTAACACGGAGGCCTTAATTATACCCCCGAATATGCTCGGTTTTTTTCGAAAATTTTGAGTGCTTTTTGGGCTTTTGCTGCATAATTTATGGCACTGAAGTACGTCCAATGGCCTATGTTTAGAAATGTTCGAGAATTCTCAACTGAATACGCCTCTCATGCTCGTTTGTATAAATCTAATGTGCTAGGGGAGGCAAGAATGCACTCCTGGGACCAAGTAGCTGGAAGAAGTAAATAAGGGAAAACAGCAGATGTTCATAGCTCGGCTTCACCGAGCAGTTCGAGCATCTCGAGGAGACGCGGGTCCTTCACTTTCTCAATGGCTTTCTTAACTTCCTCTTCCTCAATCTTACCGTCCTTGAAGAGTGCCAGGGCTTTGACAGCCTCAAAGAAGTCTCTCCACTCCGGGAACGCCTCTATGAAGATGTCT encodes the following:
- a CDS encoding NAD(P)/FAD-dependent oxidoreductase yields the protein MRHVIIGAGGAGTAAAETISANSEDEVIVINREKVLPYSPAALPYYIEGTVNRNELFIWNWHFIRSSGIEYLMGREVVKVDTERKKVVLDNGEEIEYDRLLISTGAEPKIIPQFRRGNVIGVRSIEDADRLRKVRGRVIIIGAGPVAVETAIALKRIGADPIIICRSRILRRLFDEDISDIIRDVMILNGVKVLFEKSIELIGDPAEGIKAPCGVVYADLIVAALGVRPNMSFLDGRIKLGEHGGILTNERMETNVKDVYAAGDCAETRDLITGNYGIFAIWPLAREQGRVAGYNMMGIEKHYRGSINMNVITIFDKVFASIGTFTGARKEIWHGSHIAKLFIENGRLNGAQLVGKYALQYAGAVEYLVRSRRPVKIESMSDTKSFIREVWEKVKATA
- a CDS encoding aldehyde ferredoxin oxidoreductase family protein; this encodes MVMFGYTGKILFVDLGSKTLRTEPTEKYAKDFLGGRGIATRILYENPDALVFMTGPLTSFVPSGSRMDVVAVSPVTGLIGGSSTGGEFPSALKFAGYDGIVITGKSEKPVYLRIENGEVSIESAEELWGLNVFDTIEALTHGHPDLRVACIGRAGENGVKFAGISFSHRNLASRGGLGTVMGAKKLKAILVHGTEGTKPYNPVELMSVFEEIQESIISSGEFLRFKDWHVNFIPTILKLRMPYFGDYEREWEKAEEAAMKAREWFEEHTVGRASCFSCPLRCWGLVKYDGETLPINLCQGTFPAATFTLKTEDPELAWRIYRKCQSEGLDMMSTVAVVAYASRLGLVELGTEEVLEMIEKIVTRQGEGDILAEGIKRASEHFGVPAVYVKGGMESWSSDVRPFVGSALISAVADSGSVNRALYGFPEFYYYIKKEQAEMMATRFVGDVEAAYPWSYSESKVRFAVLWENLHIIADSLGVCVIALLTTPLKLWAKAYEAVTGEKITEQELMTVAERTRTLERLFTLKHGDRKDDLSPRLFRDEPKLDREKLEGMKRVYYSLRGWDENGVPKPETIEKLGLGDLV
- a CDS encoding aldehyde ferredoxin oxidoreductase family protein, encoding MFGYAGKILFVDLSTRLIKTIPTDKYAADFLGGRGIATKIAYDLIPPDADALDPENVLVMMTGPLTGVAPSSSRIDIVSLSPVTNLLGGSSAGGDFGAALKFAGYDGIVITGRSKEPTCIRIIDDEVTFHDAEACWEYDVYDTVDCVKKLGREDVQVACIGKAGANLVKTAGISFSKRNLAARGGLGAVMGSKNLKAIAVAGTKGVKVRDTKRLMEVNFEIQKRIRESPAFKKYENWHANIALSLLKARRPYFGDYEEDYWEEAEEAVRNAKRFFEEMATLRPNSCFSCPLRCWAWVEYKDEEAPMVACQGTFPAILFILKIKDPELAWKVYLRLQREGMDIMGTAAVIAYASRLGLVKLGTEDILWLIDEIVNREGPGNVLAEGVKRASEHFGVPAVYVKGGMESWSSDVRPFRGVALAGAVSESGSISRAIHGFPASSYYTKPEKAKKVAREIVGDESAAEPTNYKGKAKLVAYFENEHIIADSLGVCDTPMLSIPLELWAEAFTAATGIEMSPEKLHFYAEKIRTLERMFNVRRGVNREEDTLSPRLFESVIRSGPWKGVKLDREKFERMKDEYYKLRGWDERGIPTEETLRKYELEW
- a CDS encoding 4Fe-4S dicluster domain-containing protein; translated protein: MPYLIVHEDKCIGCRTCEMVCSLSHEGVVNPDLSRIHVLGYKGEKFPIMCLQCEDAPCELVCPMEAIHMQGGIRIVDDEKCIRCKMCTLVCPIGGVLYDYINHQMIRCDLCGGDPQCVKYCPMNVIELVPDDAVPEARKRGVRILYGEAD
- a CDS encoding MFS transporter: MDIRVLGHAEATYTIVYTIAVGVAGYIMDVESHRLAFILAAGLLLIAALSRLPFPDLRGEVEEESELPYRDKLILGMVAMFMIAGTGMLMMIPAIPILEVRVLNLSNTVIGIAMAINSLTYVLFSELWGRVITRPSHVIRVFQLGFIAIGAMAMVYFASTSAWYVYLASALCAIGGSAISIGWQAFSMGIPDYRTEDLSALHLTTCGIRGLYAPLLGSLSIELVGVRRTFIIAAVLVVSALFMAEALIRPLRERFEF
- a CDS encoding OsmC family protein, whose protein sequence is MERLEYSAHLKWDGNVGSEAKVREFTFYIDTNTDGYNKGPNPTEYLLAAIGGCLTVNWGRLIKKMRLDVKGFEVEVKGWRGLDEPQLKEITYKITVFTNEDEKKIMRVKELAEKYGTVFNTVGAEKIRGEVEIVRLE
- a CDS encoding MoaD/ThiS family protein, whose product is MVRIKLMGAFAHLAGARELEVKLDGKKKVDELLRELIPRYDEFKDKIIMINGKPARGDAEVEDTDEVKLMPVLSGG
- the for gene encoding tungsten-containing formaldehyde ferredoxin oxidoreductase encodes the protein MKGWWGRILRVDLTNNKVQVQEYPKEVAKKFIGGRGLAAWILWNEAKNVDPLGPENKLVFASGPFNGLPTPSGGKMVVAAKSPLTGGYGDGNLGTMATVHLRKAGYDALVVEGKAKKPVYIYIEDDNVSILSAEGLWGKGTFETERELKKIHGKNVGVLSIGPAGENLVKYAVVISQEGRAAGRPGMGAVMGSKNLKAVVIKGTKEIPVADKEKLRELSQEAYNAILNSPGYPFWKRQGTMAAVEWTNENSALPTRNFSDGSFEFARSIDGYTMEGMKVKQRGCPYCNMPCGNVVLDAEGQESELDYENVALLGSNLGLGKLNEVSVLNRIADDMGMDTISLGGSIAHVMEAVEKGILKDGPTFGDFKGAKQLALDIAYRRGELGNLAAEGVKAMAEKLGTHDFAMHVKGLEVSGYNCFIYPAMALAYGTSSIGAHHKEAWVIAWEIGTAPIEGEKAKKVEYKITYTPEKAAKVIELQRLRGGLFEMLTACRLPWVEVGLDINYYPKLLEAITGVKYTWDDLYAAADRLYALIRAYWVREFNGNWDRKMDYPPRRWFIEGLKSGPYKGQHLDEKKYDELLSEYYRLRGWDERGIPKKETLQKLGLEEVIPELEKVTKLE